The Williamsoniiplasma somnilux genome includes a window with the following:
- a CDS encoding DUF2779 domain-containing protein, with product MTKIYKSKISKEDFKVIMTTCFKSAWITYNKENFLQALEWKKNKKYEYFIENQIESEEDFNSDSSSIDLFETYNDLLNDNFNENKEKLKTFDQHWTDEEGFVLEKFVGEQIENGNAVGLAAREYYSIINAKENLENKLNKKILDLSDETFEKALKSTTQNLTNKEISYIFEATFQYDENNFKTRCDILKIKENRHVEIIEFKATAKVKKEHFFDLLYQVWVLEKNGMIVDNVFLGHLNNEYLTDYGSVTKTEIEEFINSFGEINFLDIKDFVNNDFHVEPTKEKIDVDYNKLFIIDENFKNYKKGGIKIIDSINSFREVNDLDELFSKYSDMFSWDKNKIEKYFDFDYCDSPFIFNNNILKWENEFLKNENNCYCFHVVKWFDKNRQTLFNIPNLANKTKAKLYKFSDKIYLDDISSLDASYFPLNEKNKSEFNEKHYIFFDSYKKYQQNGFQINWSDCVNKQAIGELNNMLNLYKNFPVYMYDFETIKWAIPKFALTSAYMQIPFQYSVDIIYDENFDYNNAENTMKHFDFISKNKKDPRPAFIQQFLKDMFSQGPGVYVAYYKSFEKNVLKKLAFLFPEYAKPLLFIAQNTIDLMDFFQGNKSENRSSFLIYHPDFAGSCSIKKTQPALDPKFSYKDLKINKGDKASQTFREYVEGLVDENAWKKLIKEDMIKYCNRDTLAMVVILQRIQEIFNDFRKENPQWIN from the coding sequence TTTCTCCAAGCATTAGAATGAAAAAAAAATAAAAAATATGAATATTTTATAGAAAACCAAATTGAAAGTGAAGAAGATTTTAATAGTGATTCTTCATCTATTGATTTATTTGAAACTTATAATGATTTGCTAAATGATAATTTTAATGAAAATAAAGAAAAATTAAAAACATTTGATCAACATTGAACCGATGAAGAAGGCTTTGTTTTAGAAAAATTTGTAGGTGAACAAATTGAAAATGGAAATGCTGTCGGTTTAGCAGCAAGAGAATATTATTCGATAATTAATGCAAAAGAAAATCTTGAAAATAAACTTAACAAAAAAATTTTAGATTTGAGTGATGAAACTTTTGAAAAAGCTTTAAAATCAACTACACAAAATTTAACAAATAAGGAAATAAGTTATATTTTTGAAGCGACATTTCAATATGATGAAAATAATTTTAAAACAAGATGTGACATTTTAAAAATTAAAGAAAATCGCCATGTTGAAATCATTGAATTTAAAGCAACAGCAAAAGTTAAAAAAGAACACTTTTTTGATTTGCTTTATCAAGTTTGAGTTTTAGAAAAAAACGGAATGATTGTTGACAATGTTTTTCTAGGGCATTTAAACAATGAATATTTAACAGATTATGGATCAGTTACTAAAACTGAAATTGAGGAATTTATTAATTCATTTGGTGAAATTAATTTTTTAGATATAAAAGATTTTGTTAATAATGATTTTCATGTTGAGCCAACTAAAGAAAAAATTGATGTAGATTATAATAAATTGTTCATTATTGATGAAAATTTTAAAAACTATAAGAAAGGTGGAATTAAAATTATTGATTCCATCAATTCATTTAGAGAAGTAAATGATTTGGATGAACTTTTTTCAAAATATTCAGATATGTTTTCTTGAGATAAAAATAAAATTGAAAAATATTTTGATTTTGACTATTGTGATTCTCCATTTATTTTTAATAATAATATTTTAAAATGAGAAAATGAATTTTTAAAAAATGAAAACAATTGTTATTGTTTTCATGTAGTTAAATGATTCGATAAAAACCGTCAGACTTTATTTAACATTCCTAATTTAGCAAATAAAACAAAAGCTAAATTATATAAATTTTCTGACAAAATTTATTTAGATGATATTTCAAGTCTTGATGCTAGTTACTTTCCTTTAAATGAAAAAAACAAGAGTGAGTTTAATGAAAAGCATTATATATTTTTTGATTCATATAAAAAATATCAACAAAATGGTTTTCAAATTAATTGGTCTGATTGTGTGAATAAACAAGCAATTGGTGAATTAAATAATATGTTGAATTTATATAAAAATTTTCCTGTTTATATGTATGATTTTGAAACTATAAAGTGAGCAATTCCGAAATTTGCTTTAACATCAGCATACATGCAAATACCTTTTCAATATTCTGTGGATATTATTTATGATGAAAATTTTGATTACAATAATGCTGAAAATACAATGAAGCATTTTGATTTCATTAGCAAAAATAAAAAAGATCCAAGACCTGCATTTATTCAACAGTTTTTAAAAGATATGTTTAGTCAAGGACCTGGAGTTTATGTTGCTTACTATAAATCTTTTGAGAAAAATGTTTTAAAAAAATTAGCTTTCTTATTTCCTGAATATGCAAAACCGTTGCTTTTTATTGCTCAAAATACAATAGACTTAATGGATTTTTTTCAAGGTAATAAAAGCGAAAATAGAAGTTCATTTTTAATATATCACCCCGATTTTGCAGGATCATGTTCAATTAAAAAAACACAGCCCGCTTTAGACCCTAAATTTTCTTATAAAGATTTAAAAATTAACAAAGGAGATAAAGCGTCTCAAACTTTTAGAGAATATGTTGAAGGTTTGGTTGATGAAAATGCATGAAAAAAATTAATCAAAGAGGATATGATTAAATATTGCAATCGCGACACTTTAGCAATGGTTGTAATTTTACAAAGAATTCAAGAAATATTTAATGACTTTAGAAAGGAAAACCCACAATGGATAAATTAA